The genome window AAATGTGCCAAAACGTCGAGGCCACCGATGGGCTCAACGGCCTCAAAGCGCCCTTCAAGGGCCCTCTTGGCTATGATTAGGCTTTGAAGGTAGTCCTCCACGTTGGTCGCTATGATATAACCTTCGCTTACCTCCCCAATCCTGTGCTTTGCCCTTCCGACGCGCTGAACCAAACGGTTGACCTGTCTCGGGCTCATGTACTGTATCACCACATCGACGTCGCCGATGTCTATGCCGAGCTCCATTGATGACGTGCAGATTAGGGCTTTGATTTTTCCCTCTTTGAGGGCTTTTTCGGCCTTAACACGCGCCTCCTTTGAGAGCGAGCCGTGGTGGACCTCAACGGGTTTTCCCCAGGCTTTTAGGCGGTGCGCCAGAACCTCCGCGAACTGACGCGTGTTGGTGAAGACTAGGGCCTTGCCGTGGTTCTCCACGATTTCCCATAGAACCCTGAGACGAGCCGCTATCTCCGGCGAGACGCTCAGCCTCTCGGCCAGCTCCTTGTCCTTTTCCTTCGGCTCTGGATAGAGCACGTGAAAGCGGTAACCCTTTTTCCAGTTTGGCCTGACTATGACTTCCCCCTTCAGCCAGTCCCTCACCTCGTTTTCGTTGCCAACCGTTGCGGTCATTCCTATTCTCCTGAAGTCGGCAATCTCGGCTAAACGCTCAAGGTTGAGGAGGAGCTGTGCCCCGCGCTTGTTGTCCACAAGCTCGGCTATCTCATCGACGATGACGAACTTGACGTTGCCGAGATGCTTTCTCAGGGATTTAACGGTCAAGATAACGCCGAGGGTTTCAGGGGTTATGATGAGCATCTGGGGAGGGTTCTTAACCTGCTTCGCCTTTCTGTACGCTGAAGTATCCCCGTGCCTGACCTCGACGGTTATTCCGAGCTTCTTTCCCCACCATTCGAGCCTCTCGAGCAAATCTCTGTTGAGGGCCTTGAGCGGGGCTATGTAGAGGGCGGAAATCGGCTTGAGGCCGTTCTCAAGGATTTCGTTGAAGACCGGCAGAACCGCCGCCTCAGTCTTTCCAGAGCCGGTTGGGGCTATAATCAGAACGCTCTTCCCCGAACTAACCTCCTTAAAAGCGTCCTGCTGGAGCCTGTTGAGCCTCCCAAAGCGTTCCCTGATGGCCTTTCTCAGGAGGGGGTGCATGGTCGTGGGTTTTGAATTGGGTTTATAACCATAACCACTAACTTTATAAGGCGATATATCGTTCGACATATCGGTGAAGAACATGCAAGTCACAAGAAACGGCGAGACTTATGACCTGAGCTACGCCAAAAAGGCCACCCTTGTTGTAGTTCTCCTGCCCCTACTGGTTATGTACACTGAAGCGATGCTCACCCCGGCGTTGCCGACAATACAGAAGGAGTTCGCGGTAAACCCGAACGACGTCAGCTGGGTTCTCACAATTTACCTCCTCGTCGGAACAGTTAGTGTGGCAATCTTCGGAAAGCTCGGCGACATGTATGGAAAGAAGAAGATGTTCCTCGTCGCGCTGGGATTCTACACTCTGGGAGTTATCCTCAACGGCTTCGCCCCGAGCTTCCAGTGGCTCCTCGTAACGAGGGCCATACAGGGCTTCGGAATGGCAATCTTCCCGCTCGCTTTCAGCCTCGTCCGTGAGGAGTTCCCGCCCGAGATGGTGCCCCAGGTTCAGGGAATGATAAGCGCGATGTTCGGCGTCGGTATGGTTATAGCCCTTCCTCTCGGAGCTTATGTAACACAGCACTGGGGCTGGCGCTGGACGTACCACACAGCCTCGCCGTTTGCAGTCCTGATGTTTATCCTTGCATGGAAAGTTCTCAGGGAGAGTCGTTACATAAACCCCGGAAAGCTCGACTGGCCCGGCGCGCTCTTCCTCACCTGGGCGGTTGTTCCGGCCCTTGTTGCTGTAACCCGCGCCCCAAACATCGGCTGGACGGCGGGGGAAACGCTTACCCTCTTTGGGGTTTCCTTAGTTGGCGCAGTCCTCTTGGTCATCTGGGAAAGAAGGGTTGAAAACCCGATACTTCCCCTTGGCATTATCACTTCCCGGAACCCGGCAATAGTGAACGTTGGAATAATGTTCGCCGCCTTCGGCATTTCCATGATGAGCCAGGCGAACACCTACATCTTCCAGATGAAACCCCCCTACGGCTTCGGCAAGAGCATCCTTGAGAGCGGTCTCCTCATGACCCCCATGGCAGGCGTTATGCTAATCGTCGCTCCAATCGCCGGAAAACTAATGCCAAAAATCGGCGCAAAACCACTGGCGATACTCGGTGCGCTGACTGCCAGTGCCGGTCTTGGAGTCCTGGCCAAATACGCCCCCCAGCTCCCGCCGAACCACCTCTGGACGTTTGTTGGTCTGATAACCCTCGTCGGGACTGGGATAACGCTAATGAACATCTCCCTAATCAACGTCCTTGTGTTCAGCGTTCCGCAGAGGGTCATGGGTGTAGCTACCGGTGCGAACAGCCTCTTCAGGAACTTCGGCTCGACCTGGGGGCCTGCAATAGCGGGAACCGTCATGAGCACCTATTACGTGCTCTTCCACCCACCGGGGGCTCCCTCGTGGGTCAAGATAAAAATCCCGACGACGAAAGCCTACGAGGTGCTTTTCGGGACCTCTGCGGTGATATACCTCTTCCTTGCTATCCTTAGCCTGGCTATAGTCGAGGTGATGAAGGGTGGCAGGATTCGGGACGTTAAGGCGGGCGAAAATGAGGCGCTGATTAATAATGGCTCTTAGAACTTTTTTCCTTTAATATCACGTTTTTGACACTCCTTTTGAAGTTGTCACCTTTCAAGAGCATTTTTCGGCCAATTCGCTGGTTGAGA of Thermococcus sp. contains these proteins:
- a CDS encoding MFS transporter, with the protein product MQVTRNGETYDLSYAKKATLVVVLLPLLVMYTEAMLTPALPTIQKEFAVNPNDVSWVLTIYLLVGTVSVAIFGKLGDMYGKKKMFLVALGFYTLGVILNGFAPSFQWLLVTRAIQGFGMAIFPLAFSLVREEFPPEMVPQVQGMISAMFGVGMVIALPLGAYVTQHWGWRWTYHTASPFAVLMFILAWKVLRESRYINPGKLDWPGALFLTWAVVPALVAVTRAPNIGWTAGETLTLFGVSLVGAVLLVIWERRVENPILPLGIITSRNPAIVNVGIMFAAFGISMMSQANTYIFQMKPPYGFGKSILESGLLMTPMAGVMLIVAPIAGKLMPKIGAKPLAILGALTASAGLGVLAKYAPQLPPNHLWTFVGLITLVGTGITLMNISLINVLVFSVPQRVMGVATGANSLFRNFGSTWGPAIAGTVMSTYYVLFHPPGAPSWVKIKIPTTKAYEVLFGTSAVIYLFLAILSLAIVEVMKGGRIRDVKAGENEALINNGS